A window of the Gordonia humi genome harbors these coding sequences:
- a CDS encoding DUF4345 domain-containing protein, translating to MWLAVFGVLMIGIALAHFLFGQVTYIGGGEVNATMDSDLRFLNVLFVAYGAAFVWASRDVVGRAREINVLGLLFFVGAIGRVLAWILSGAPTPFYVAMLIVEFVIPVVHYFALRMLTTSSPAGAPASG from the coding sequence ATGTGGCTCGCGGTCTTCGGAGTGCTGATGATAGGAATCGCGTTGGCGCACTTTCTATTCGGTCAGGTCACCTATATCGGTGGCGGCGAGGTCAACGCAACCATGGACTCCGACCTGCGCTTCCTCAATGTTCTGTTCGTGGCATACGGTGCCGCCTTCGTTTGGGCGTCGCGAGATGTCGTCGGCCGGGCCCGGGAGATCAATGTCCTTGGCCTGTTGTTCTTCGTCGGCGCCATCGGCCGCGTGCTGGCGTGGATCCTCTCGGGTGCGCCCACCCCGTTCTATGTGGCCATGCTCATCGTCGAGTTTGTGATCCCCGTTGTGCACTACTTCGCGCTCCGGATGCTGACGACGTCGTCACCGGCAGGCGCCCCGGCCTCTGGTTAG
- a CDS encoding NADH:flavin oxidoreductase/NADH oxidase family protein, translating into MPDTTLATPLPLPSGQILPNRLMKAALSEGLADAAAGPDERLIRLYSRWADGGYGLVLTGNVMVDGRHLGEPGNVVVEDDRHLEALTRWAKTGQDGGAKIWMQLNHPGRQGNPLAGSGPTVAPSAVGVAIRGVPAPRALTEEEVHEIIARFATSAAVVEEAGFDGVQIHGAHGYLVSQFLSPLSNRRTDAWGGAVENRARFLVEIIRAVRASVRPGFGVGVKLNSADFQRGGFTADDSRAVVSMIADEAVDLIEISGGSYESPAMVGRPAVSASTRAREAYFLEYATAVRELAGTVPLAVTGGFRTRPAMVEAVADGACDVVGLGRPVALDPAAGRSLAAADAGPLVSPALRLPVPDRIKRVMPTLKALEGVLDLQWHTDQLHRMGDGLDPDPARALWRTAATTVRRNGVDALRSRRGR; encoded by the coding sequence ATGCCGGACACAACACTCGCTACACCGCTGCCTCTGCCGTCTGGGCAGATTCTGCCGAACCGACTGATGAAGGCGGCGCTGAGCGAAGGGCTCGCGGACGCGGCGGCGGGCCCCGATGAACGCCTCATACGCCTCTACTCCCGGTGGGCCGACGGCGGATACGGCCTGGTCCTGACCGGCAACGTGATGGTCGACGGCCGACACCTCGGCGAGCCGGGCAATGTCGTCGTCGAAGACGATCGCCATCTGGAAGCTCTCACTCGCTGGGCGAAGACCGGTCAGGACGGCGGCGCGAAGATCTGGATGCAGCTGAATCATCCGGGCAGGCAGGGCAATCCGCTCGCGGGATCGGGTCCGACCGTCGCTCCGTCGGCGGTCGGCGTCGCGATCCGCGGCGTGCCTGCACCCCGAGCCCTCACCGAGGAGGAGGTCCACGAGATCATCGCGCGATTCGCCACGTCGGCCGCGGTCGTCGAGGAGGCGGGCTTCGACGGCGTTCAGATCCACGGCGCACACGGATACCTGGTGTCCCAGTTCCTCTCACCGCTGAGCAATCGACGCACGGACGCCTGGGGCGGTGCGGTCGAGAACCGTGCCCGGTTCCTCGTGGAGATCATTCGCGCCGTGCGCGCGAGTGTCCGCCCCGGGTTCGGAGTGGGCGTCAAGCTCAACTCCGCGGACTTCCAGCGCGGCGGATTCACCGCGGACGATTCGCGGGCCGTCGTGTCGATGATCGCCGACGAGGCTGTCGATCTCATCGAGATCAGCGGCGGCAGCTACGAATCGCCTGCGATGGTGGGCCGTCCGGCGGTGTCGGCGAGCACCCGGGCGCGGGAGGCGTACTTCCTCGAGTACGCGACCGCGGTCCGCGAACTGGCCGGGACCGTTCCGCTCGCCGTGACCGGCGGCTTCCGGACCCGCCCGGCGATGGTCGAGGCCGTCGCCGACGGCGCCTGCGACGTCGTCGGGCTCGGCCGACCGGTGGCCCTCGACCCAGCGGCCGGACGCTCCCTCGCCGCCGCCGATGCCGGACCGCTCGTATCGCCTGCTCTGCGGTTGCCGGTGCCCGATCGGATCAAGCGCGTGATGCCGACGCTGAAGGCGCTCGAAGGCGTCCTCGACCTCCAGTGGCACACCGACCAGCTGCACCGCATGGGCGACGGTCTCGATCCCGATCCGGCACGTGCGCTGTGGCGCACAGCTGCCACGACGGTGCGGCGCAACGGCGTCGACGCGCTGCGGAGTCGCCGCGGTCGGTGA
- a CDS encoding TetR/AcrR family transcriptional regulator, with protein MATAVKDRLIRATTELMRRHGVAGTAVAEILSTSGAARRSIYLNFPNGKSELVTEATRVAGESMAVALADIVASDDPIGLFTQVWVELLESTDFEAGCPIVAAGLGRADSEDAAELAGAVFAEWYALVAGRMVDEGVAPEVAESLAVTVVSAIEGAVIACQAQRTVVPLRQVSARLTDLVAMHVPT; from the coding sequence ATGGCCACGGCGGTGAAGGACCGGCTGATCAGGGCGACGACGGAGCTCATGCGCCGACACGGTGTCGCGGGCACGGCTGTCGCCGAGATCCTGTCGACCAGCGGCGCCGCGCGACGATCCATCTATCTGAACTTCCCGAACGGGAAGTCCGAACTGGTCACCGAGGCCACTCGGGTGGCGGGCGAATCGATGGCCGTGGCACTCGCCGACATCGTCGCATCCGACGATCCGATCGGGCTGTTCACTCAGGTCTGGGTGGAACTGCTCGAGTCCACGGACTTCGAAGCGGGCTGTCCGATCGTGGCGGCCGGCCTCGGGCGCGCGGACTCGGAGGACGCCGCCGAACTCGCCGGCGCGGTCTTCGCCGAGTGGTACGCGCTGGTCGCCGGGCGCATGGTCGACGAAGGCGTCGCACCGGAGGTCGCCGAGTCGCTCGCGGTGACCGTGGTGTCGGCCATCGAGGGCGCCGTCATCGCCTGCCAGGCGCAGCGGACCGTGGTCCCCCTCCGTCAGGTGAGCGCTCGCCTGACCGACCTCGTCGCGATGCACGTGCCGACGTGA
- a CDS encoding PhzF family phenazine biosynthesis protein — MTDVLRMTAFPAADHGGNPAGVVLDASALDDAEMLAIAADVGYAETAFVRSVRASDAGRSEVDIRYFSPRAEVPFCGHATVATASVLAGRHGAGDYLFHTSAGDVSLEASVVDGEIAVSFTSVEPRVRDLDDHVLADLLDALGLTAADLDPRFPARESFAGNWHPVLVVGDRDVFDQFRFWPPTVAAFLDENGWAGTITVLHDLGDGAFAARNLFPVGRITEDPATGSSAASTGAYLRAIDRVPDGGEFVIRQGEHVGRPSLLRVRVPASGGIVVTGTARRI, encoded by the coding sequence ATGACCGACGTCCTTCGCATGACCGCGTTCCCTGCTGCCGATCACGGCGGTAACCCCGCGGGTGTGGTGCTCGATGCGTCCGCGCTCGACGACGCGGAGATGCTCGCGATCGCCGCTGACGTGGGTTACGCGGAGACCGCCTTCGTCCGGTCGGTCAGGGCGAGCGATGCGGGTCGCTCCGAAGTCGACATCCGCTACTTCTCCCCGCGTGCCGAGGTCCCCTTCTGCGGACACGCGACGGTGGCGACGGCGTCCGTCCTCGCCGGACGCCACGGAGCAGGCGACTACCTCTTCCACACGTCGGCGGGCGACGTCTCGCTCGAGGCGTCCGTGGTGGACGGCGAGATCGCGGTGTCGTTCACCAGCGTCGAACCACGGGTCCGTGACCTCGACGATCACGTGCTCGCCGATCTGCTCGACGCACTCGGACTCACTGCGGCCGATCTGGATCCGAGGTTTCCGGCCCGTGAGTCCTTCGCCGGGAACTGGCATCCCGTCCTCGTCGTCGGCGACCGCGACGTGTTCGACCAGTTCCGGTTCTGGCCGCCGACCGTCGCCGCGTTCCTCGACGAGAACGGCTGGGCGGGAACGATCACCGTCCTGCACGACCTCGGAGACGGCGCGTTCGCCGCACGGAACCTCTTCCCGGTCGGTCGGATCACCGAAGACCCGGCCACCGGATCGTCGGCGGCGTCGACCGGTGCGTATCTCCGCGCGATCGACCGCGTTCCGGACGGGGGCGAGTTCGTCATCCGCCAGGGTGAGCACGTCGGCCGCCCGAGTCTCCTTCGCGTCCGGGTACCGGCCTCGGGCGGCATCGTGGTCACCGGAACCGCGCGGCGGATCTGA
- a CDS encoding MFS transporter, translated as MNRSTTPTAVHRGSPLLLTVLCAPMFLVLLDVLAMNVAMPSLGRAYAIGRDQWSLLVGAYTVPLAVGLLPAGWLVDRIGPRRVLLGGLLVFAAASMLGAVGWAWSAVLAARLLQGLAAAAMLPAGLAALTTTWTDPAPRARTLGIWSGVSAVATAIGPGAGGGLVAAFDWRAVFWIDIPLVLVAVIGTRRLLPERRARSEHGRPTGPRSLAASVVAAAIMTSGANGTLQVVTVHMQDDLHLAPGPAGTLLLVGTAPFVILGPMSGRLVAARGRRAVAASGFVAGAVGLATLGRVSGLVGLVPGLLGIGVGLGLMTAAIVGETMAAWPARPGLAGGLNNALRQVGTSAGVAVGAGLTSGLGDDALLTRTGSVAGLWWLCGALVVVLGFSRPGTPRGAPMHDR; from the coding sequence GTGAACAGATCCACCACACCGACCGCCGTTCACCGCGGCTCTCCCCTGCTCCTCACCGTGCTGTGCGCACCCATGTTCCTGGTGCTCCTCGACGTGCTCGCGATGAACGTGGCGATGCCGAGCCTCGGTCGCGCGTATGCGATCGGCCGCGATCAGTGGTCGCTGCTCGTCGGCGCCTATACGGTGCCACTGGCGGTCGGACTCCTGCCTGCGGGATGGCTCGTGGATCGCATCGGACCGCGCCGCGTCCTGCTCGGCGGCCTGCTCGTCTTCGCGGCCGCCTCGATGCTCGGCGCCGTCGGGTGGGCGTGGTCGGCGGTTCTCGCCGCACGCCTGCTGCAGGGACTGGCCGCCGCGGCGATGCTTCCCGCCGGGCTGGCAGCGTTGACCACCACCTGGACCGACCCCGCGCCGCGGGCCCGCACGCTCGGGATCTGGTCGGGGGTCAGCGCCGTGGCGACAGCGATCGGACCGGGAGCCGGCGGCGGCCTGGTCGCGGCGTTCGACTGGCGGGCGGTGTTCTGGATCGACATCCCACTCGTACTGGTCGCCGTGATCGGGACTCGGCGCCTGCTTCCGGAGCGCCGCGCGCGAAGCGAACACGGACGTCCGACCGGCCCGCGATCCCTTGCGGCCTCGGTGGTCGCCGCAGCGATCATGACCAGCGGCGCCAACGGAACCCTGCAGGTCGTGACCGTGCACATGCAGGACGACCTGCATCTGGCGCCCGGACCGGCGGGCACCCTGCTGCTGGTCGGCACCGCGCCGTTCGTGATCCTCGGGCCGATGTCCGGCCGACTCGTCGCTGCCCGGGGACGACGCGCCGTCGCCGCGAGCGGATTCGTCGCCGGAGCCGTCGGACTGGCGACTCTCGGTCGGGTGTCCGGTCTGGTGGGACTGGTGCCCGGGCTCCTCGGCATCGGCGTCGGACTCGGCCTGATGACCGCGGCAATCGTCGGCGAGACCATGGCTGCCTGGCCCGCGCGCCCCGGTCTCGCCGGTGGACTCAACAATGCGTTGCGCCAGGTCGGCACGAGCGCGGGCGTGGCCGTCGGCGCCGGACTCACCTCCGGCCTCGGCGACGACGCACTGCTCACCCGGACCGGCTCGGTGGCCGGTCTCTGGTGGCTGTGCGGCGCGCTGGTGGTCGTCCTCGGTTTCAGTCGCCCGGGAACACCGCGGGGAGCTCCGATGCACGACCGGTGA
- a CDS encoding crotonase/enoyl-CoA hydratase family protein — MSTEYTTITWTVDDDGVAVLTLNRPDSLNAFDLTMARELEQVFLVDARDDEVRAVVVTGAGRAFCAGMDLSGEGNVFGLDESLLPSPEEFRAHYDEAPYHDDVRDTGGRVTLAIHALGKPVIAAINGAAVGIGATMTLAMDFRMVSTRARIGFVFGRLGIVPEACSSWFLPRLVGIQTALEWVYSADILDARTVVDGGLARSVHEPDELLPAAIALARSFVVDRSPVAVALAKKLIYRNVGVATPLEAHLSDSLAMYYTSIGDGKEGVAAFLEKRTPTFTGRASELPAVFPGD; from the coding sequence ATGAGCACCGAGTACACGACGATCACCTGGACCGTGGACGACGACGGAGTCGCGGTCCTGACATTGAACCGACCCGACAGTCTGAACGCGTTCGACCTGACGATGGCGCGCGAACTCGAACAGGTCTTCCTCGTCGACGCCCGCGACGACGAGGTGCGCGCCGTGGTGGTCACCGGTGCAGGCCGGGCATTCTGTGCCGGAATGGACTTGAGCGGTGAGGGCAACGTCTTCGGCCTCGACGAGTCGCTCCTGCCGAGCCCCGAGGAGTTCCGCGCGCACTACGACGAGGCGCCGTATCACGACGACGTACGCGACACCGGCGGCCGCGTGACCCTGGCGATCCACGCACTCGGGAAGCCGGTGATCGCCGCGATCAACGGCGCCGCCGTCGGCATCGGCGCGACGATGACGCTCGCGATGGACTTCCGCATGGTCTCGACCAGAGCGCGGATCGGTTTCGTGTTCGGACGTCTGGGCATCGTCCCCGAGGCGTGCTCGAGCTGGTTCCTCCCGCGCCTCGTCGGCATCCAGACGGCGCTCGAATGGGTGTACTCCGCCGACATCCTCGATGCGCGGACAGTGGTCGACGGCGGTCTCGCGCGCTCGGTCCACGAGCCGGACGAGCTGCTGCCCGCCGCGATCGCCCTCGCCCGCTCGTTCGTCGTCGACCGCTCGCCGGTCGCCGTGGCGTTGGCGAAGAAGCTGATCTATCGCAACGTCGGCGTCGCCACACCGCTCGAGGCTCATCTGTCCGATTCGCTGGCGATGTACTACACCTCGATCGGCGACGGTAAGGAGGGCGTCGCCGCGTTCCTGGAGAAGCGGACGCCGACCTTCACCGGTCGTGCATCGGAGCTCCCCGCGGTGTTCCCGGGCGACTGA
- a CDS encoding transposase, translating into MTIVPKPYPKEFRDDVVRVARDREIGVTIEQIAKDFGVHPMTLQKWMRRADIDDGNKPGVTSGQWAELREANKRIRLLEQENEVLRRAAAYLSQANLPGKGSTRS; encoded by the coding sequence ATGACCATCGTGCCCAAGCCTTATCCGAAAGAGTTCCGTGATGACGTGGTTCGGGTTGCCCGGGACCGTGAAATCGGTGTGACGATCGAGCAGATTGCGAAGGACTTCGGGGTGCACCCGATGACCTTGCAGAAGTGGATGCGCCGCGCCGATATCGACGACGGCAACAAGCCCGGGGTGACGAGCGGGCAGTGGGCGGAGCTACGGGAAGCGAACAAGCGAATCCGGTTGCTGGAGCAGGAGAATGAGGTCCTGCGCAGAGCCGCGGCGTATCTGTCGCAGGCGAACCTGCCGGGAAAAGGCTCTACCCGCTCGTGA
- a CDS encoding TetR/AcrR family transcriptional regulator, whose amino-acid sequence MEKTTRERLLDEGLELLGQSGFRAWSARRVEDAAGVPHGSVRHHFVDQRGLVTAMVHRLVELDGPRDGEQPADQIRRWLGDDLSRTRARYELIVASMHDDDLAAEMVRGRDAFVASIVAVGLPETEARELVAALDGHVLDAVLRGRDPAAAAAETGRIIGRFSMP is encoded by the coding sequence GTGGAGAAGACGACACGCGAACGGCTGCTCGACGAGGGGCTGGAACTGCTGGGCCAGAGCGGTTTCCGAGCCTGGTCCGCGCGCCGGGTAGAAGATGCGGCCGGCGTGCCGCACGGCTCGGTCCGACATCACTTCGTCGACCAACGCGGTCTGGTCACCGCGATGGTCCATCGTCTGGTGGAGCTCGACGGCCCGCGCGACGGCGAACAGCCCGCCGACCAGATCCGCCGCTGGCTCGGCGACGACCTGTCGCGGACCAGGGCCCGCTACGAGCTGATCGTCGCATCGATGCACGACGACGATCTGGCCGCGGAGATGGTGCGCGGTCGCGATGCATTCGTGGCCTCGATCGTCGCCGTGGGCCTGCCCGAGACCGAGGCGCGCGAACTGGTGGCCGCATTGGACGGACACGTGCTCGACGCAGTGCTGCGCGGTCGCGATCCGGCGGCCGCGGCGGCGGAGACCGGACGTATCATCGGACGGTTCTCGATGCCCTGA
- a CDS encoding ArsR/SmtB family transcription factor — translation MHAHPDLAAVAELFADSSRARMLMELIDGAARPAGHLATIAGVSASTASSHLARLVEAEFVTVETSGRTRRYRIVDPRVVAAIEGLLPLARTEPPTGLTAVRAWDRLRVARSCYDHLAGGLGVDVLAGLVECDALVRIDGVPGTGLGSSDELSSSVPVAPYRVGPRGAEVFGVIGVDLGALNADRRPLIRACVDWSEQRHHLAGGLGAAVMTGMIGRGWVERRTGRRDLRVIEPEAVAAWLTGGSASADASSAP, via the coding sequence ATGCACGCTCACCCGGATCTGGCCGCCGTCGCCGAGTTGTTCGCCGACTCCTCGCGCGCCCGCATGCTGATGGAGCTCATCGACGGTGCGGCGCGACCGGCAGGCCATCTGGCGACGATCGCCGGGGTGTCGGCGTCGACGGCCAGCTCCCATCTCGCCCGCCTCGTCGAGGCCGAGTTCGTCACCGTCGAGACGTCCGGTCGCACCCGGCGGTACCGCATCGTCGACCCGCGGGTCGTCGCCGCGATCGAGGGGCTGCTGCCGCTGGCCCGCACGGAGCCGCCGACCGGGTTGACCGCGGTCCGCGCCTGGGACCGGCTGCGGGTGGCACGATCCTGTTACGACCACCTCGCCGGCGGGCTCGGCGTCGACGTCCTGGCCGGTCTCGTCGAGTGCGACGCCCTGGTCCGGATCGACGGTGTACCGGGCACCGGACTCGGATCGTCCGACGAACTGAGCTCGTCCGTGCCCGTCGCGCCCTACCGGGTCGGCCCCCGCGGAGCCGAGGTGTTCGGTGTGATCGGCGTCGACCTCGGTGCACTGAACGCCGACAGACGACCACTGATCAGGGCGTGCGTCGACTGGTCCGAACAGCGACATCATCTCGCGGGTGGGCTCGGCGCCGCCGTGATGACCGGGATGATCGGCCGAGGGTGGGTCGAGCGACGCACCGGTCGTCGGGATCTGCGTGTCATCGAGCCGGAGGCGGTCGCGGCGTGGTTGACCGGCGGGTCGGCTTCCGCTGACGCCTCATCCGCTCCGTGA
- a CDS encoding FAD-dependent monooxygenase, giving the protein MRRTEPMKVLIVGAGISGLALASALHRDGAHVTVLEQAPEFTEAGSGLSMFGNGFRALDALGLGDAVREIAADAPPPGRSGTRRPDGRWMTVFTPGVTEQLRIVDRTDLHRVLVAACDGIDIRHGVRVDSADDTGVRVADGTRIGGFDVVVGADGLRSRVRSAWPAAAAPHHAGYGAWRGITTRAVSVSDGGETVGAGQRFGIAPLRDGRVYWFACLSVPFDARPGLDVLRSTFGSWHDPIPELIATTDDARISYLPIEYLRGRLDSYALGGRVLIGDAAHAMTPDLGQGANQGLEDAAVLARCLRPIITAPTAGAVADALADYDAVRRPRSRRIARQARLLGRVMQTSGPLASLRDAAMTIAPSRIVSATSARMQDWTPQA; this is encoded by the coding sequence ATGCGGAGAACGGAGCCGATGAAGGTCCTCATCGTAGGTGCCGGTATCAGTGGGCTGGCTCTCGCGAGTGCACTGCACCGCGACGGGGCGCACGTGACGGTCCTCGAACAGGCCCCCGAGTTCACCGAGGCCGGATCGGGACTCTCGATGTTCGGCAACGGATTCCGAGCACTCGACGCACTCGGCCTCGGCGACGCGGTGCGTGAGATCGCCGCCGATGCGCCGCCTCCCGGCCGCAGCGGCACCCGGCGTCCGGACGGCCGTTGGATGACGGTGTTCACACCCGGAGTCACCGAACAGCTGCGCATCGTCGACCGCACCGATCTTCATCGAGTGCTCGTCGCTGCCTGCGACGGTATCGACATTCGGCACGGCGTCCGCGTCGACTCGGCCGACGACACCGGAGTCAGGGTCGCCGACGGCACCCGAATCGGCGGATTCGACGTCGTCGTCGGCGCGGACGGACTGCGCAGCCGCGTGCGGTCCGCGTGGCCCGCTGCCGCGGCACCTCATCACGCGGGTTACGGCGCCTGGCGCGGTATCACCACGCGCGCCGTCTCCGTGAGCGACGGCGGCGAGACCGTCGGCGCCGGACAGCGATTCGGCATCGCGCCGCTGCGCGACGGCCGCGTCTACTGGTTCGCATGTCTGTCTGTGCCGTTCGATGCGCGGCCCGGCCTCGACGTCCTCCGCTCGACGTTCGGTTCCTGGCACGATCCGATCCCCGAGCTGATCGCGACCACCGATGACGCGCGGATCTCTTATCTGCCGATCGAGTATCTGCGCGGTCGGCTCGACTCGTACGCTCTCGGCGGCAGGGTGCTCATCGGTGACGCCGCACACGCCATGACTCCGGATCTGGGCCAGGGCGCGAACCAGGGTCTCGAAGACGCGGCAGTCCTCGCGCGGTGCCTACGGCCGATCATCACGGCTCCGACTGCCGGTGCGGTCGCCGACGCACTCGCCGACTACGACGCAGTTCGTCGGCCTCGCAGCCGCCGGATCGCACGTCAGGCTCGACTCCTCGGGCGAGTGATGCAGACGTCCGGACCGCTGGCCTCGTTGCGCGACGCCGCCATGACGATCGCACCGTCACGCATCGTGTCGGCGACGTCGGCCCGGATGCAGGATTGGACGCCGCAGGCCTGA
- a CDS encoding TetR/AcrR family transcriptional regulator, translating to MQEIAEHAGVTRALLYHYFATKAELFGGIWSRAHQQVRTRPASPAPTARAWLEQLLRDYLDFYAANLPLVVAANRSSISADPAVRRPVDQAFRQVADSLLGAVAVDGHDRAAAEVAFAGWIAFVRESSLSTYLDKRISPDENLALCMVVFDAAVGRHANFDTPPPANAGGDSSNRHSGATSN from the coding sequence ATGCAGGAGATCGCCGAACATGCCGGGGTCACACGCGCGTTGCTCTACCACTACTTCGCCACCAAAGCCGAGCTGTTCGGCGGTATCTGGTCCAGAGCGCACCAGCAAGTGCGCACCCGCCCCGCATCGCCGGCGCCGACTGCCCGCGCATGGCTCGAGCAACTCCTCCGCGACTACCTCGACTTCTATGCCGCAAACCTGCCGCTGGTGGTCGCCGCCAACCGAAGCTCGATCTCCGCGGATCCCGCGGTCCGCCGTCCCGTTGACCAGGCTTTCCGTCAAGTCGCCGACTCGCTACTCGGTGCTGTCGCCGTCGACGGCCATGATCGCGCCGCCGCTGAAGTCGCGTTCGCAGGCTGGATCGCGTTCGTTCGCGAGAGCTCGCTCTCCACCTACCTCGACAAACGGATATCGCCGGATGAGAACCTCGCCTTGTGCATGGTCGTCTTCGACGCCGCCGTCGGGCGGCACGCCAACTTCGACACCCCACCGCCCGCCAACGCAGGCGGGGACAGCTCGAACCGCCACAGTGGAGCCACTTCTAACTGA
- a CDS encoding IS3 family transposase, with the protein MTELAEAGIPVTVTCRVLKLSRQPYYRWLKDPVTTSDRVEAQRADALFDAHRDDPEFGYRFLADEAEHAGQPMSSRTAWRICSANRWWSSFGKKPGRAGKTPGPPVHDDLVERNFTADAPDQLWFTDITEHWTDEGKLYLCAIKDACSGRIVGYSIDSRMQSGLAVNALNNAIARREAALPVVLSTRTGDLNSVHGSLFVFALNRHGLVGSMGRVGAVGDNAAMESFFALLQRNVLDRQRWATGEQLRIAIVTWIERTYHRRRRQARLGRLTPIEFEAILNTAALTAA; encoded by the coding sequence GTGACAGAGCTCGCCGAAGCTGGGATTCCTGTGACGGTGACGTGCCGGGTGCTTAAGCTCTCCCGCCAGCCTTACTACCGGTGGCTCAAAGACCCGGTCACCACCTCTGATCGTGTCGAAGCGCAACGGGCGGATGCCCTGTTCGACGCCCATCGTGATGACCCGGAGTTCGGGTACCGGTTCCTCGCCGATGAAGCAGAACATGCTGGTCAGCCGATGAGCTCACGAACGGCCTGGCGGATCTGCTCGGCCAATCGGTGGTGGTCGAGCTTCGGGAAGAAGCCTGGCCGGGCCGGCAAAACACCGGGCCCGCCGGTGCATGACGACCTGGTCGAACGCAACTTCACCGCCGACGCACCCGATCAACTGTGGTTCACCGACATCACCGAGCACTGGACCGACGAGGGCAAACTGTATCTCTGCGCGATCAAAGACGCCTGCTCCGGTCGTATCGTCGGATACAGCATCGACTCCCGCATGCAGTCCGGCCTGGCCGTGAATGCGCTCAACAACGCCATCGCCCGCCGAGAGGCAGCGTTGCCGGTTGTGTTGTCCACTCGGACAGGGGATCTCAATTCCGTGCACGGAAGTTTGTTTGTGTTCGCATTGAATCGGCACGGTCTGGTCGGATCGATGGGGCGGGTCGGTGCTGTTGGGGACAACGCCGCGATGGAATCGTTCTTTGCGCTGCTGCAACGCAACGTTCTCGACCGCCAACGCTGGGCCACCGGTGAACAGCTGCGGATCGCGATCGTCACCTGGATCGAACGGACCTACCACCGCCGACGTCGGCAAGCCCGCCTGGGCCGGTTGACACCTATCGAATTCGAGGCCATTCTCAACACCGCCGCGCTCACCGCGGCATGA